The following are from one region of the Corylus avellana chromosome ca1, CavTom2PMs-1.0 genome:
- the LOC132187548 gene encoding small ribosomal subunit protein eS21y, whose product MQNEEGVITELYIPRKCSATNRLITSKDHASVQINVGHLDENGVYNGHFSTFALCGFVRAQGDADSGLDRLWQKKKAEIRQQ is encoded by the exons ATGCAGAACGAAGAGGGGGTTATCACCGAACTTTACATTCCAAGGAAATG TTCAGCCACAAACAGGCTGATTACTTCAAAGGACCATGCCTCCGTTCAGATTAACGTTGGGCATTTGGATGAGAACGGCGTGTACAATGGCCATTTTTCCACCTTTGCTCTCTGTGGATTTGTCCGTGCTCAG GGAGATGCTGACAGTGGATTGGACCGTCTCTGGCAGAAGAAGAAAGCTGAAATCCGACAACAGTAG
- the LOC132184721 gene encoding small ribosomal subunit protein eS21y: MQNEEGVITELYIPRKCSATNRLITSKDHASVQINVGHLDENGVYNGHFSTFALCGFVRAQGDADSGLDRLWQKKKAEIRQQ; this comes from the exons ATGCAGAACGAAGAGGGGGTTATCACCGAACTTTACATTCCAAGGAAATG TTCAGCCACAAACAGGTTGATTACTTCAAAAGACCATGCCTCCGTTCAGATTAACGTTGGGCATTTGGATGAGAATGGCGTGTACAATGGCCATTTTTCCACCTTTGCTCTCTGTGGATTCGTCCGTGCTCAG GGAGATGCTGACAGTGGATTGGACCGTCTCTGGCAGAAGAAGAAAGCTGAAATCCGACAACAGTAG